The Chryseobacterium glaciei DNA window AGTTTTCATCTTCGGGACATATGGAAAAGGAAATCAACATCACATTAACAGAACGCCAAGCCAGGGCGTTAGCTGACGGTCTTTATTCACTGATTCAACAATTGGATGAACTTTATGAACAAAATAAAATAGATAGAACAAAGCAATCCGCTGATATTTTAGAAGAAATCCGCAATGATGTTTTAGGAAAGATCTTTACTGAATAGAATATTAAATAACATAAGAGGGTGATAATAGATTTATTGTACACCCTCTTGCCAATCTATCAACTTATAAAACATACATTGGAACTGTAGTTTTAAACACATAAAAATAAATTAATCTCCAAAAAAATACAACGTGTTCAAATTTTACTCAGTACCAAGTATACATCTTATAGACAACCTTTTGGGCTCTCTGGCAAGCATCAAGTTTTCTTCCGCATTCAATTTAAATGATCCATACGAATTAAAATTCAATTTGGATATTGATCCTACCGACCATGGACACCGAGAAGAGTATTTCAAAAGACATCCATCCGGCACAGAGAAAGATTTTTTATCTTGGCAGAAGCATGCAATAACACACGATGGCTACAGTTGGTATGCAGAACAGGAAATAAGAAATGGTATCGCACAGTCAATTACCTTATGTTCTTTCACCCAAGGCAATACAAATAACCTGATGTGGTCGCATTATACAGCTAACCATGAAGGCATTTGTATACAGTATCATGCCGGACTGTTTGAATTTTTCAAAAAACAAGAAGGGTTCTTAAGATCCGGAGCTGTAAGCTATTCTGATAAACCGCCAACAGTAAAAGGCTTAGATAAACTCAATATTATGGCCGAAAAGATAATGTTCAATAAACAATCCGAATGGAAATATGAAAAAGAGCATCGCGTGATTTTGCGAAGTACTAACAATACTGATTTTTTACCAATTGACCGAAAATATATCAAGGCCATCTACATTGGTTCAAGAGCTCAAAGTGATATAGTAAATAGAATCCTGGAGGTTTGCCGGGATACTGATATTAAAGTGTACTATGGTATAACGATGGGTAATACTTACGAAGTGAGCTTTAGGGAACATAAAGAGGGCTCAGGATATATGAGGGCTTTTTGGGAATAACCTATTATGCTGTATTACTCACTTGCGTTCTCAGCCTCAGCAATATCCTCCAGCCTCTTCTTTATAAAATCTGTAGGACGAATGCCATTGATATCCCGAAATAATTCCGAAAAATTGTTCCTTGAAGCGATTCCGCACTCCTCCGCCAGTATTTCAATTTTATAATGCAGATATTTTTTGTCATTATACAGTTTATCAGTAATGTAACCAATACGCAGCTCAGTGAGATACTTATTAAAATTTATGCCTCTGTATTCGTTCACCACATGCGAAAGATACCTGTAGTTTGTGCCAAACTTAGCTGCTAACTTATGCAGGGTCAACCCACTTTCAAGGAAGGCCAACTTTTCCTCAAAGTCCTTTAGTCTGTGTAAAAGTTCATCCACTTTTTTTCTCTCAATATCAAGTTTATGATCTGCTTTTGTCCTTTCATCTTTGCCATCTAGATTTCTACCCGTAAGGATCTTCTGCTCTAAAAGCTTGTACTTTTCGCTGATCTTCTTTTCTGTCCTAAGCCTAAAAAACATGATTATCCCAAGAATAACAGCAAGGCTTGCCAAAACCCAGATGATCCAGATGCCTGCCGCAATCCTCTTTTCCAATCGCGACTTGCCCTCTAGCAAGGCATTGGTATCATATTCCCGATGAATTTTGGAAGACAGATATACAAAATCACGCCCGATAACCCGATCGGCTTTCAAAAGTTCTTTGGTATAATACAGCTCTTTTTTGTACTCCCCTTTCCGTTTATAGTGATCGATCAACAACTCATAGTTTTTTCGTAATTCAGGCAAAATAAAGTCGTGCTTTTGAAAAACTGAATCTACTTTTTGAAAATACCCCATTGCATTATTCATATCACCCATCTCCATATATGATTTTCCAATATAGGAATAGCAGACCGTTACCCAGGCAAAATCATTGACACTGGCCATGGAAGCTATGGCGTTTTTTAAGGAGTTTATGGAATTTCGGTAATCTCCCGCGCTAAATTGATGAATCCCCTTTTCTTTCAGAAAATAACCGTATTCCTGTCTAAAATCCTTATCCCCGATCGTGAGGGAAAGTCCAATATTTGTAAGGGAATCTGTTGATTTAGGGCGACCTAAGTTCCGGTAACAAACCGCCATCTGGTGGAGACTGTTGTAATATCCACGGATATTTCCATACCGCAGATTGGGATGCATAACCTTTCCTGACTCAGTCCGAAAGAAGGTATTGGTCTGTTTCAATAGAACAAGCGCTTCATCATAGTGTCCAATGTAACTTTTAACAACACCAAGAAGGTAAGCGACCTTATTCTTATAATACGGATCATCATTTTTTTTGGAGTATTCATAAGCGATCAGAAATTCATCTAAAGCGAGTTTATATTTTTTAAAATTAAAATAGTAAACGGTACCTTTTGTCAGATAAGCTCTGCCGATCAGGTTATCATCCTTTGCCAGCTTAGCTGCCCATATAGCACTGTCGGAAAAATTTAGTTTATCATTACGGCAGGCTGAATACAGTATTCCATCTTTATATCCCTCTACAAGTTTTGAATAACTTTTTTCGGTTTTTGCTTTGTCAATATACTCCTTTACTAAAGGTAATGCTGTGGAATCATTTTCAGGAAGATTTTCATATTGTCTTTTGATCAGATAGTAATCACTATACCTCTCTTTCTGTGCAAAAAGAGGCCTATTTAGAAATATCAGCAAGATAAAAATATAATGACGATATCTGATGGTCAGAAACATGGTGAAGTTTTCCCTACAAAATTATGAAAATTCACGCAATTGGGAATGAGGGAACCCTCATTTACAAAAAGCTACCACAAAAACACTTAAAAAATTATAAATCAATCATTTAAACATGCACTAATTAATGCATTAGTGCGCACCAATGCATTAATTAGCCCCAACAACAGTTTTCCAGCCACGAAAACTGCTATACCTTCGATCTCAGAATTCGAATAATCCGGCCGGGATAATCTCAAAACTAATTTAACCATGAAAACGATTATCTCATCAATTTTAATCATAGCGGGAATGATAACGATGCATTCCTGTAGACAACAGGATGAAGAACAAGAGATGGATTTAAAAATCCAGGACAAGGAAGCTTTAAGCACTGAAACCTATAAGAATAGTGATAGCACCGAGGTTAATGTTCGCCTTGAAAATCCAATAGAGGGAACAATTGACACTGATCCACCACCGAAGGACCGTGACCAATGGAGAAAAGGAAAATAATAGTTGGGCTGCGAAGAACAGAACTGATCAACAAAAATCTATTGAAAACTAATAACCATGAAAACAAGAAACGTCATTTTAGAAATTATTGTTGCTCTATTAGTGCTGTTATGGGTCTATACTGCAATGAGTAAGTGGGGAAACCACCAGGCTTTTTACAGACAGTTAAGTTGGAACCCAACTACTGTAGGATACCAGGATATCTTATACTACTTTCTTCCAGGTAGTGAACTATTGGCAGCCCTTCTACTATTACTAAAACCAGTCCGAACTTATGGACTTTGGCTCTCAGCGGGATTGATGCTTGTGTTCACAGTTTATGTGTTCTATGTGATATTTATTGATCCTACAAAAGCAACCTGTACCTGTGGTGGTGTACTATCGGCAATGACCTGGAAACAGCACTTAGTTTTTAATATAAGTTACCTGTTAACAAGCTGCGCCGGAATATATCTAAACAAAAAAGATCCTAAAAATGATCACACAAATTTACTGATGAATTAAAACTAGATAGGGCGATGCCCAAGACGATCTACTATAGAATCTTTTCAATTAAAAAAATACAGATAATGATAAAATTTTGGAATTATTAATTGGGCGAAGCCGAAAACCCATAAACAGAGTAGGCAAACTAAATAACATTTTTTATCATGAAAAAATTAACAAGTATGTTAGGACTGTTAGCTGTAGCAGCAGGTCTAACGGCAGCAGTTGCTATGGCTCCTGCGCCAGAGAAATCAACAGTAAAATCAAACACTACTGTCTCAAATTACTGGTTCGATTTAAACGGTAATCGATTAAATCTTACACCAGAGGAAATTCAAGCACAGTGCGGCACTGAAGAAGTATTATGTGCAAAAGGATATGATGCAATTGATGGAGCAGGAAATCCTTCTGGCCCTCAAACTGGTTCAATCTTAGGAGAGCAAAATTAACAAAAGTGGCTCCAATGTTAAAAATTGGAGCCATTTTAAAATCTTAATTGTCTTTTAATACTAAAACTGTTTCCATCCTCTCTTCCTCAACCATTTGCAAATCATAATGCTTTAGATCTTCGTTCATTTGCTCTATATCATTAGGCAACCATCTAAACTTAAAATTTACCTTTCCCTTGTATGGCACTTCATTGAGCACAAGATAATCATCACTTGCCACATTTAGATAGACCTCCAATGCACGAAATGAAGAATTATCAAGGATATAATATCCTTTTTCTTTATAAAGACCGTTACGTTTATCTGTTTTTAACTGATAAGATTTATGTTCACCAAGTTCTTTAATAACTAAACACTTAACAGACCTTCTTTCACTGTAACTTTTTACTGCAAATGCTGCATCTAGGGTATTCCGCATTACCTTCAAAGCTACATCTCTATTGAACGCATAACCGTCATAACAGAACGAATTTGCATGGTTTATCACATCTGGTTTAGAGGCAAATGGCTTAGTATCATCGCGTACGACAGTTACAGAACGATTGTACTTTACGCTATCGTCCAATCCAAAATGAGCCGTCCAAAAGTGATCAACAAAACCCATATTTTGCAGTTTAATCCTAAATAGTCCTGTTAATTCATCCTTGCTCGCTTGTATTCGACCACTTTTTATTTGATCGTCATACTTGCTGACATATGAATAATTTAAAAAGATCTTGGGATTAAAATTATTGTACACAAGAGGGTCTGTAGGGATCGCTTCTGAAGCTGGTACGTTGCTAGCTGTTGGTAAATTTAATCTTTCTCCAGAAATTAGATCTTTTAAATATTTATCTTTCATAAATTGACTTCCAGAAACCATAGCTTTAACAACCCCATTCTTATCTATCCAAGCCTGAAAAGGTATGATATTGAAAGGGAAATATTTATAAAGAATACGTCTGGTATTGATAACAATTGGCATTTTATGCTGCTTAAAGCGCTCCGCCTGAAACAAGTCAGTAATAATTTTGCGATCTTGACCTGTAGCCATAATCACCTGAAGATCCTTTTCGTAGCGACGCTGTGTAGTATCTAAGTGTGGTATTGCCGCAAGACAAGGTGCGCAATATGTTTCAAAAAAATCAATAATGATCGCTTTTTTCCCTACAAAATCACGTAAGTTGGCACTTGGTTTGGTATAAAAGAGCATTTCTTTAAGAGCGATACTTGGAATAGTGTCTCCAATTTTCAAAGGCTTGATTTCTTGTGCTAAAGTTGATAAGCTAAAATTGGCAAACAAAATCAAAATGTAAATATATTTAGTTTTCATCTTTAATGAGTTAGTTATATCCTGGGTTTTGTATAAGATTAGGTGCTACCAAAATTTCAGCTTCTGGTATAGGGAATAATTTAGCATTAGTACTCCAACTAGGTTTGAGGGCTCCAATAACAGCATTAAGCTGGCCAGTTCGTTTTAGGTCATGCCACCTCAACCCGCTTTCTGCGAAAAACTCAAACCGTCTCTCTTTTAAAATTGCATCAATCAATGATTGTCCTGAAAGTCCCGCTAAGCTCACAAGACCAGCACGGTTATGAACCTTATTCAAATCATCTAGAGCAGTTGGATCGTTCAAATGTGCCTTTGCTTCAGCACGATTTAAGTATACCTCTGCCAATCGCAACATCATTTGACATTCCGTCTTTTCAACATTAAATCTCACTTTGTATTTATAAGGATAAGTATAGATATTTCCTGCTACCCTTTTATTGTTCATCCAACTTGTTTTCCTTTTGTCTAAAGTTTCAAAGCTATCTATCAGGGATTGCTGAAGCACATATTGTGGAATAGTTGTAACCGGTGTATTAGGTACTAAGACAGCACCTTCAGTAGAATTATTACCTTCTACATCACTAATGGCTTGCCAAACTGCTTCTGTACTTCCAATTAGGAAGACCTTATTGAGGTCTGCTTCCATTTGATACATTGGACTGCCGATTACATCATTACTTGAAACTAATGCATCGTTCCAATTACCTAAATAAGTATGTACCCTAGAAAGCATTGCCAAAACGGTAAAATAATTTGGACGGAATCTTCCTGCTGATGGATAAGCTGCCTTCAAACGGCTTTTTGATTCCGATAGATCTGCTAGCACTCTGGCAATTACAACATCTGATGGGGTACGAGGCATTTGCGCCACATTGTTGTAGTCACCTACATTTGTTACTAGAGGTACATCACCAAAAAGGGTAACCAAATTCCAATAGCAAAATGAACGCACGAAATATGCCTCGCCTAATAATTGAGCTCGAAGTTGTGGTGTGATTTGTGACTTTTCGAGTCCGCTAATACAGCTGTTTGCTATATTAATCAAATTATAAGCCTTCCGCCAAAAATTTAGGTTCACAACTGAATTGGTCGTGGATAATTTGCTGTCCTGAAATTCTATTACGGATGCGGTAGTTAGAGTAGTTTTCAATTCGTCGGAATACATCCCCAAATAAATCGTAGATCCTCCTGATGGAAAATCCGAACTTGATCCGTTTGCAAATGTAGAAAACATGCCGTTTATAGCTGCAGTGGCAGTAGCATCGGTAGTGAACACTGTTTCCGACACAACTTTATTTGAGGGAGGGTCTACCTCTATAAATTTCTTACAGCTCAAAAAAGATAACAAGACTATTGCAAGTGATATGTAAATATTGATTTTCATAATCAGTATGTAATTTGTAGACCTACAGTGTAACTTGTAAGCGCTGGTAAAACAAATGGATTTTGTGTTTCTGGATCAAATCCTTTTAACCTATTAAAGGTCATCAGGTTTTGGCCTAAGACGTAAACCCTTGCCGTTTTAACTTTAATCTTTGAAAGAAATATGTTAGGTAAATTATAGGCAAATGAAAGATTCCTAAGCCTAATGAATGACTGATCAGCATATGTATAACTTGAGGCTAAAACGTTATTGACAGCTGTTCCTGTTCCAGTAGGCATAAATTTGGGAATATCAGTAACATCACCTGGATTTTTCCAGCGACGAAGTACTAAATCAGGCTGATTAGTAATTGTTCCAGGGGGTGTGGAGAGATTATAGAACCACCACATCTCATTTTTCCCAAATTGCTTTTTAAAATCAAAGAAACATTGAAGTTCAAATCCAAAATAAGAAAACGTATTTTGCCAACCTCCATAAAATTTTGGATCAGTTTTATTAATTACATTAAAATCTGCAGTTGTGATGGTATTGCTCGCATTTGCATCAAGCAATTTGATAAGACCAGTTTGTGGATCTACTCCTAATGACACATATTTATTCAAAATATCTAATGATTGACCCACTTTATAAGTACTGTACGAGGAACTTTCAATTCCAGGAAATTCAAGTAATTTGTTACTGGGCAGAGTAATATTGAAACTACTTTCCCACTTAAATTTACCCGCTTGTATCGGACTTCCAGAGACCATCAATTCCCACCCTTTGTTTTGCACCTTTGCAGGAAAATTGGCAAGAATACTACCGAAACCAGTAATATAAGGTAGTCGATAGTTCACCAACTGGTTGCCACTACGGTTCTGAAAGTAGTTAACTGAAATTAAAAAACGCTCTTTAAAAAAGCCCAAGTCTAAAGCGGCTTCCAGTTTATTATTTCTTTCCCAAGCATATCCTGCATTGAAAAGGTTGTTAGGGATAAGTGCTGATGAGCCTTGATAAGTAGTAAACGGGGGAGACCATGTTTCAACAAATTGATAATCTCCTATTTGATCGTTACCTGTGACACCATAACTTGTACGCAATTTCCCAAAACTCAAAATTGGAAAATTTCGCATCCATCGTTCGCTAGAAAATATCCACGCCGTACCTATAGCCCCAAAATTAGAAAATTGTTTGCCTGGCCCAAAACGACTGCTGCCATCACGACGAGCAGTTAGATTTAATAAATATTTATCCCCGATATTATAATTGATCCTTCCGAATATTGCGTTGTATTTATACTTCGATTTTATACTACTGGCATCTATAATTGTAGCTGCATCAAAAGCTTCAAGCAATGCGTTACTACTATAACCAGAGCCTGATACAGATAAGGTGTTATTATCTTTTACATGAAAAGTAGTTCCAATTAATGCCGTCAGCTTACCCTTCCAAATTTTTGCAACGTATTCAATTTGTGGTTCTACGTTCCAAGAACCGTATTGATTCCGCCCGAAAATGGCAGTCGGTCCTAAAATTAATGCTGTGGGTCGTTTGGCTTCAGCAGGCGAAAGCAATTGTTCATTTGTAAACTGCTGGTTATAACCTAGCAATGCTTTGGCGGAGAGACCATTTACAATCTTATAGGAAACGTTTATACTACTTGACAAATTACTAGTTCGCATAGAATATTCTTCCTTCATAAATGCATATGGATTATCATAACTTATGCCTCCTTCGGTCCACTTAAGATTTCCATTATCGTCAAAAAATGCAGGAGTGTTAGGTGGTAAGTAAGCGTATCTACTCAAATCACTACTTGGCGCTTGATTTATGCTTGAAGTAAAATTACCCGAGAAATTAATATTGAGGCGCTCATCTGCCGATCGATGGCTGATATTAATCAATGCGCTTCCACGTTTGTTT harbors:
- a CDS encoding MauE/DoxX family redox-associated membrane protein; protein product: MKTRNVILEIIVALLVLLWVYTAMSKWGNHQAFYRQLSWNPTTVGYQDILYYFLPGSELLAALLLLLKPVRTYGLWLSAGLMLVFTVYVFYVIFIDPTKATCTCGGVLSAMTWKQHLVFNISYLLTSCAGIYLNKKDPKNDHTNLLMN
- a CDS encoding SusC/RagA family TonB-linked outer membrane protein yields the protein MIFSANWCYPKRYSATVFWSFLKKTIQKILLNTTVMRLHLIIFLMFLTALVATAAGVKAQNVTLEAKATPLYQIFKQVEKQTGYRFWYSGKMLGKNTPITTSITNLPLKAALDKIFTDIPFIYEIVEETIVVKEKSATPEKTKEKQNKQTISGIVIDENGEPLVGASVTIKGTGQTTMTNSEGKYTFLHVADDAVLIVTYVGYTSQQVNLKNATKITLQRSDSKLDDVQVIAYGTTTKRLNTGSVVSVSAKDIERQPVSNPLATLIGRVPGLVVTQQSGVPGSSFNIQIRGRNSIAQGSQPLILIDGIPFAAGNENIGLISSAITVGNQNSGVSPFNSISPSDIESIEVLKDADATAIYGSRGANGVILVTTKKGKAGKTQITANVNKGFTKVGTKLDLLNTEQYLEMRREAFKNAGTAPTNTTAPDLLVWDTNRYMDYQKEFLGGTGKTTNANLSLSGGNATTQFLLSGTYYNETSIFPGKLPNKRGSALINISHRSADERLNINFSGNFTSSINQAPSSDLSRYAYLPPNTPAFFDDNGNLKWTEGGISYDNPYAFMKEEYSMRTSNLSSSINVSYKIVNGLSAKALLGYNQQFTNEQLLSPAEAKRPTALILGPTAIFGRNQYGSWNVEPQIEYVAKIWKGKLTALIGTTFHVKDNNTLSVSGSGYSSNALLEAFDAATIIDASSIKSKYKYNAIFGRINYNIGDKYLLNLTARRDGSSRFGPGKQFSNFGAIGTAWIFSSERWMRNFPILSFGKLRTSYGVTGNDQIGDYQFVETWSPPFTTYQGSSALIPNNLFNAGYAWERNNKLEAALDLGFFKERFLISVNYFQNRSGNQLVNYRLPYITGFGSILANFPAKVQNKGWELMVSGSPIQAGKFKWESSFNITLPSNKLLEFPGIESSSYSTYKVGQSLDILNKYVSLGVDPQTGLIKLLDANASNTITTADFNVINKTDPKFYGGWQNTFSYFGFELQCFFDFKKQFGKNEMWWFYNLSTPPGTITNQPDLVLRRWKNPGDVTDIPKFMPTGTGTAVNNVLASSYTYADQSFIRLRNLSFAYNLPNIFLSKIKVKTARVYVLGQNLMTFNRLKGFDPETQNPFVLPALTSYTVGLQITY
- a CDS encoding TlpA family protein disulfide reductase, whose protein sequence is MKTKYIYILILFANFSLSTLAQEIKPLKIGDTIPSIALKEMLFYTKPSANLRDFVGKKAIIIDFFETYCAPCLAAIPHLDTTQRRYEKDLQVIMATGQDRKIITDLFQAERFKQHKMPIVINTRRILYKYFPFNIIPFQAWIDKNGVVKAMVSGSQFMKDKYLKDLISGERLNLPTASNVPASEAIPTDPLVYNNFNPKIFLNYSYVSKYDDQIKSGRIQASKDELTGLFRIKLQNMGFVDHFWTAHFGLDDSVKYNRSVTVVRDDTKPFASKPDVINHANSFCYDGYAFNRDVALKVMRNTLDAAFAVKSYSERRSVKCLVIKELGEHKSYQLKTDKRNGLYKEKGYYILDNSSFRALEVYLNVASDDYLVLNEVPYKGKVNFKFRWLPNDIEQMNEDLKHYDLQMVEEERMETVLVLKDN
- a CDS encoding helix-turn-helix domain-containing protein encodes the protein MFLTIRYRHYIFILLIFLNRPLFAQKERYSDYYLIKRQYENLPENDSTALPLVKEYIDKAKTEKSYSKLVEGYKDGILYSACRNDKLNFSDSAIWAAKLAKDDNLIGRAYLTKGTVYYFNFKKYKLALDEFLIAYEYSKKNDDPYYKNKVAYLLGVVKSYIGHYDEALVLLKQTNTFFRTESGKVMHPNLRYGNIRGYYNSLHQMAVCYRNLGRPKSTDSLTNIGLSLTIGDKDFRQEYGYFLKEKGIHQFSAGDYRNSINSLKNAIASMASVNDFAWVTVCYSYIGKSYMEMGDMNNAMGYFQKVDSVFQKHDFILPELRKNYELLIDHYKRKGEYKKELYYTKELLKADRVIGRDFVYLSSKIHREYDTNALLEGKSRLEKRIAAGIWIIWVLASLAVILGIIMFFRLRTEKKISEKYKLLEQKILTGRNLDGKDERTKADHKLDIERKKVDELLHRLKDFEEKLAFLESGLTLHKLAAKFGTNYRYLSHVVNEYRGINFNKYLTELRIGYITDKLYNDKKYLHYKIEILAEECGIASRNNFSELFRDINGIRPTDFIKKRLEDIAEAENASE
- a CDS encoding RagB/SusD family nutrient uptake outer membrane protein, with amino-acid sequence MKINIYISLAIVLLSFLSCKKFIEVDPPSNKVVSETVFTTDATATAAINGMFSTFANGSSSDFPSGGSTIYLGMYSDELKTTLTTASVIEFQDSKLSTTNSVVNLNFWRKAYNLINIANSCISGLEKSQITPQLRAQLLGEAYFVRSFCYWNLVTLFGDVPLVTNVGDYNNVAQMPRTPSDVVIARVLADLSESKSRLKAAYPSAGRFRPNYFTVLAMLSRVHTYLGNWNDALVSSNDVIGSPMYQMEADLNKVFLIGSTEAVWQAISDVEGNNSTEGAVLVPNTPVTTIPQYVLQQSLIDSFETLDKRKTSWMNNKRVAGNIYTYPYKYKVRFNVEKTECQMMLRLAEVYLNRAEAKAHLNDPTALDDLNKVHNRAGLVSLAGLSGQSLIDAILKERRFEFFAESGLRWHDLKRTGQLNAVIGALKPSWSTNAKLFPIPEAEILVAPNLIQNPGYN
- a CDS encoding DUF2971 domain-containing protein, which produces MFKFYSVPSIHLIDNLLGSLASIKFSSAFNLNDPYELKFNLDIDPTDHGHREEYFKRHPSGTEKDFLSWQKHAITHDGYSWYAEQEIRNGIAQSITLCSFTQGNTNNLMWSHYTANHEGICIQYHAGLFEFFKKQEGFLRSGAVSYSDKPPTVKGLDKLNIMAEKIMFNKQSEWKYEKEHRVILRSTNNTDFLPIDRKYIKAIYIGSRAQSDIVNRILEVCRDTDIKVYYGITMGNTYEVSFREHKEGSGYMRAFWE